A window of the Physeter macrocephalus isolate SW-GA chromosome 7, ASM283717v5, whole genome shotgun sequence genome harbors these coding sequences:
- the LOC102976014 gene encoding LOW QUALITY PROTEIN: polyadenylate-binding protein 4-like (The sequence of the model RefSeq protein was modified relative to this genomic sequence to represent the inferred CDS: deleted 2 bases in 1 codon): protein MHVAAKYRQASLYVGDLHADVTEDLLFKKFSAVGPVLSIRICRDLITRCSLGYAYVNFLQLADAQKALDTMNFDPIKGKSICLMWSQHDAYLRKYGIGNVFIKNLDRASLNLDKSIDNKTLYEHFSSFGKILSSKEMSDDHGSRGYAFVHFQNQITADRAIQEMIGALLKDCRLFVGRFKSRKDREAELQNKASEFTNVYIKLRKKKKKKNFGDDVDDERLREVFSKYGKILSVKVMTDSSGKSKGFGFGSFDSHEAAKKAAEEINRKDINGQLLFVGRAQKKAERQAELKQMFEQLKQERFRRCRGAKLYIKNLDETIDDEKLRREFPSFGSISRVKVMQEEGRSKGFGLICFSSPEKATKAMTEMNGRILGSKLLNIALAQRP from the exons ATGCATGTAGCTGCCAAGTACCGCCAGGCCTCCCTGTACGTGGGTGACCTCCACGCGGACGTCACCGAGGACCTGCTGTTCAAGAAGTTCAGCGCTGTGGGGCCCGTGCTGTCCATCCGCATCTGCAGGGACCTGATCACCCGCTGCTCTCTGGGCTATGCCTATGTGAACTTTCTGCAGCTGGCAGATGCCCAGAAGGCCCTGGACACCATGAACTTTGACCCGATAAAGGGCAAATCCATCTGTCTCATGTGGTCTCAGCATGACGCCTACTTGAGGAAATACGGAATTGGGAACGTGTTCATCAAGAAtctggacagggcttccctg aatctggacaAATCCATTGATAACAAAACCCTTTATGAACACTTTTCATCTTTTGGGAAGATCCTGTCCTCCAAGGAGATGAGTGATGATCACGGCTCCAGGGGCTATGCGTTCGTGCACTTTCAGAACCAGATTACCGCCGACAGGGCCATCCAGGAGATGATTGGGGCACTGCTTAAGGACTGTAGGCTGTTTGTTGGCAGATTCAAAAGCCGCAAAGATCGGGAAGCTGAGCTCCAAAACAAAGCCAGTGAGTTCACCAATGTTTACATC AAacttcgaaaaaaaaaaaaaaaaaaaaacttcggAGATGATGTGGATGATGAGAGACtgagggaagttttcagcaaATATGGAAAAATCCTGAGTGTTAAGGTGATGACAGATTCCAGTGGGAAATCCAAAGGCTTTGGCTTTGGGAGTTTTGATAGCCATGAGGCTGCCAAAAAGGCTGCTGAAGAAATCAATAGAAAGGACATAAATGGACAACTGCTTTTTGTAGGCCGGGCACAAAAGAAAGCAGAGCGACAGGCTGAGTTAAAGCAAATGTTTGAGCAGCTGAAACAGGAAAGATTTCGGCGGTGCCGGGGGGCAAAGCTCTATATTAAGAACCTGGATGAGACCATTGATGATGAAAAGCTACGGAGGGAATTTCCTTCATTTGGATCAATTAGCAGAGTTAAGGTAATGCAGGAAGAAGGGCGAAGCAAAGGGTTTGGCCTGATCTGCTTCTCCTCTCCTGAGAAGGCCACTAAAGCAATGACTGAGATGAATGGCCGCATCTTGGGCTCCAAGCTGCTCAACATCGCCCTGGCCCAGAGGCCGTAG